One window of the Amycolatopsis mediterranei genome contains the following:
- the rpmG gene encoding 50S ribosomal protein L33 encodes MAATDVRPKITLACEECKHRNYITKKNRRNNPDRLEMKKFCPNCGTHRTHKETR; translated from the coding sequence GTGGCTGCCACCGACGTGCGACCCAAGATCACGCTGGCGTGCGAAGAGTGCAAGCACCGCAACTACATCACCAAGAAGAACCGGCGCAACAACCCGGATCGCCTGGAGATGAAGAAGTTCTGCCCGAACTGCGGTACGCACCGGACGCACAAGGAAACTCGCTGA
- a CDS encoding MaoC family dehydratase N-terminal domain-containing protein, whose translation MPLDQSFTGRSYPPQTSYEVSREKIREFADAIGDANPVYRDPEAAREAGHPDVIAPPTFLTIINLASINAIVTDPELGLDYSRMVHGDQGFTHMRPVFAGDVLEVTTHIDAIMVRAGNDFINLRAEITDAAGQKVCTTRAQLVVRGENA comes from the coding sequence GTGCCCTTGGACCAGTCGTTCACCGGGCGGAGTTATCCGCCGCAGACCAGCTACGAAGTGAGCCGGGAGAAGATCCGGGAGTTCGCCGACGCGATCGGCGACGCGAACCCGGTCTACCGCGACCCGGAGGCGGCCCGCGAAGCCGGCCACCCGGACGTGATCGCCCCGCCGACCTTCCTCACGATCATCAACCTCGCCTCGATCAACGCGATCGTCACCGACCCCGAGCTCGGCCTCGACTATTCGCGGATGGTCCACGGCGACCAGGGCTTCACCCACATGCGCCCGGTGTTCGCCGGCGACGTGCTCGAGGTGACCACCCACATCGACGCCATCATGGTCCGCGCGGGCAACGACTTCATCAACCTGCGCGCCGAAATCACCGACGCCGCCGGCCAGAAGGTCTGCACCACCCGCGCGCAGCTGGTGGTCCGAGGGGAGAACGCGTGA
- a CDS encoding MaoC family dehydratase, which yields MNTADGGPGGGAPHVTVGDELPALEVRITREQLVRYAGAALDFNPIHWNEAFAKDVGLPDVIAHGMLTMAVAGRVVTDWLGDPARLIDFSARFTRPVVVPNTPEGALVEITGKVADVKDDGVTRIDLVVKFDGKTVLGKPQALVRR from the coding sequence GTGAACACAGCTGACGGGGGTCCGGGCGGCGGAGCCCCGCATGTCACGGTCGGCGACGAGCTGCCCGCCCTCGAGGTCCGGATCACCCGCGAGCAGCTGGTGCGCTACGCCGGGGCGGCGCTGGACTTCAACCCGATCCACTGGAACGAGGCGTTCGCGAAGGACGTCGGCCTGCCGGACGTGATCGCGCACGGGATGCTGACGATGGCGGTGGCGGGCCGGGTGGTCACGGACTGGCTCGGCGACCCGGCCCGGCTGATCGACTTCAGCGCCCGGTTCACCCGCCCGGTGGTCGTGCCGAACACGCCCGAGGGCGCGCTGGTGGAGATCACCGGGAAGGTCGCCGACGTCAAGGACGACGGCGTCACGCGGATCGACCTCGTGGTGAAGTTCGACGGCAAAACGGTGCTGGGGAAGCCGCAGGCCCTGGTCCGCCGCTGA
- a CDS encoding SGNH/GDSL hydrolase family protein: MAKKSGGGGCLAVVLVVGLLAFGYYKWQHGSSSAPPEGVDTGGGSGRYVALGDSYTSSPRTGRQAGTPAGCDRSDDNYPHLVSAKLKPAQFADVSCSGATTDHLSQAQKTGNGTNPPQLDAVTAETTLVTLGIGGNDIGLIAFASSCATTHQNSAPCRDRLTAGGHDQLAERIDATAPKVGALLDRIHEKASKAKVVVVGYPTVLPDGNGCWPSLPFGAGDIEYFRGTLGKLNKMLEDQADAHRAGYADTATPGKGHDVCSASDTRWVEGLLPASPAIPLHPNARGEQGMADAVLAVLKLP; this comes from the coding sequence GTGGCGAAGAAAAGCGGTGGCGGTGGCTGCCTTGCGGTCGTGCTCGTGGTCGGGCTCCTGGCCTTCGGGTACTACAAGTGGCAGCACGGCTCGTCGTCGGCGCCACCGGAGGGCGTCGACACCGGGGGCGGCTCCGGCCGCTACGTCGCCCTCGGGGATTCGTACACGTCCTCGCCGCGGACCGGGCGCCAGGCGGGGACCCCGGCCGGCTGCGACCGCTCGGACGACAACTACCCGCACCTCGTCTCGGCGAAGCTGAAGCCGGCCCAGTTCGCCGACGTCAGCTGCAGCGGCGCGACGACGGATCACCTGAGCCAGGCGCAGAAGACGGGGAACGGGACGAACCCGCCGCAGCTGGACGCGGTGACGGCGGAGACGACGCTGGTGACACTGGGCATCGGCGGCAACGACATCGGCTTGATCGCCTTCGCGTCGAGCTGCGCGACGACGCACCAGAACTCCGCACCGTGCCGGGACCGCCTCACGGCCGGCGGCCACGACCAGCTGGCCGAGCGCATCGACGCGACGGCCCCGAAGGTCGGTGCGCTCCTCGACCGGATCCACGAGAAGGCCTCGAAGGCGAAGGTCGTGGTGGTCGGCTACCCGACGGTGCTCCCGGACGGCAACGGCTGCTGGCCGTCCCTGCCGTTCGGCGCGGGCGACATCGAGTACTTCCGCGGCACGCTGGGCAAGCTGAACAAGATGCTGGAGGACCAGGCGGACGCGCACCGGGCGGGCTACGCGGACACGGCCACCCCCGGCAAGGGCCACGACGTCTGCTCGGCGTCGGACACGCGCTGGGTGGAGGGCCTGCTGCCCGCCTCGCCGGCCATCCCGCTCCACCCGAACGCCCGGGGGGAGCAGGGCATGGCCGACGCGGTATTGGCGGTGCTCAAGCTGCCGTAG
- a CDS encoding GntR family transcriptional regulator, producing MLVQIDPSSTVPLFEQVAASLRRSLADGRPAAGQQLPPARELAAALEINVHTVLRAYALLRDEGLIDLRRRRGAVVIGGAPSRARLAELAEDLVREAKRAGVGLDELTGVLKEKYS from the coding sequence ATGCTCGTTCAAATCGATCCGAGCTCCACCGTCCCGCTCTTCGAACAGGTGGCTGCCTCGCTGCGCCGGTCCCTCGCCGACGGCCGTCCGGCCGCCGGGCAGCAGCTGCCGCCCGCCCGGGAGCTGGCGGCGGCCCTCGAGATCAACGTCCACACCGTGCTGCGGGCGTATGCGCTGCTTCGCGACGAAGGCCTCATCGACCTGCGGCGACGCCGGGGCGCCGTCGTCATCGGCGGCGCGCCCTCCCGGGCGCGGCTGGCCGAACTGGCCGAGGACCTGGTCCGCGAGGCGAAGCGCGCGGGCGTCGGCCTGGACGAGCTCACCGGGGTGTTGAAGGAGAAGTACTCATGA
- a CDS encoding TIGR03619 family F420-dependent LLM class oxidoreductase — translation MTTTPRPAGVPMRLGLALPQYGALAEPAAVARFATAAEDLGFTSLWVGDRILTPLEPSDLYPGGGTPEHPYPREFDTFADPFTTLAAAAAVTRTARLGMSALTGPVYSPVLLARALTSLDLASSGRLDVGFGLGWLREEYFATGVPWAGRGKRLEDLLDALEALWTGDPAEHEGPQWRIAPSTVGLRPAQDPHPPVLLGGFSPPALARVGRRADGWLAGWMPKEYLTGLWSVALDAAGKAGRDPDTLRRVLRINPRPGTAVEAAADVLPCLDVARELGITEVLVDLHYVAKDVDHALDLAGDLITTAN, via the coding sequence ATGACGACCACCCCCCGTCCGGCGGGGGTTCCGATGCGGCTCGGCCTCGCACTTCCCCAGTACGGCGCCCTCGCCGAACCCGCCGCCGTGGCGCGGTTCGCGACGGCCGCGGAGGACCTCGGGTTCACCTCGCTCTGGGTGGGCGACCGGATCCTGACGCCGCTCGAACCGTCGGACCTCTACCCGGGCGGCGGGACGCCGGAGCACCCGTACCCCCGGGAGTTCGACACCTTCGCCGACCCGTTCACGACGCTGGCGGCCGCGGCCGCGGTCACCCGCACGGCCCGCCTGGGGATGAGCGCGCTGACCGGCCCGGTGTATTCCCCGGTGCTGCTCGCCCGGGCGCTGACCTCACTCGATCTGGCCAGCTCGGGCCGGCTGGACGTCGGATTCGGGCTCGGCTGGCTGCGCGAGGAGTACTTCGCCACCGGGGTGCCGTGGGCGGGCCGGGGCAAGCGGCTCGAAGACCTGCTCGACGCGCTCGAGGCGCTCTGGACCGGCGACCCCGCGGAGCACGAGGGCCCGCAGTGGCGGATCGCGCCGTCGACGGTCGGCCTCCGCCCGGCGCAGGACCCGCACCCGCCGGTGCTGCTCGGCGGGTTCTCGCCGCCGGCGCTGGCCCGGGTGGGCCGGCGTGCGGACGGCTGGCTGGCCGGCTGGATGCCGAAGGAGTACCTGACCGGGCTCTGGTCGGTCGCGCTCGACGCGGCCGGGAAGGCCGGCCGCGACCCGGACACCCTGCGCCGCGTGCTGCGGATCAACCCGCGGCCGGGCACCGCCGTCGAGGCGGCCGCCGACGTCCTCCCCTGCCTCGACGTGGCCCGCGAGCTGGGCATCACCGAGGTGCTCGTCGACCTGCACTACGTCGCGAAGGACGTCGACCACGCCCTGGACCTCGCCGGCGACTTGATCACGACCGCGAACTGA
- the secE gene encoding preprotein translocase subunit SecE: protein MVVSDSDASGGEQDQDGAGQKPESPSRPVTAAARRERRATARPAGKSAARADDKTRPAGKSGEKTAPDAKGAPTPKRDQKPKKTSVFARLMRFIREVWAELRKVIWPNRKQMVTYTVVVLAFVVFMVGLVSVLDLAFKWGIGKIFG from the coding sequence GTGGTCGTGAGCGACAGCGACGCCAGCGGCGGCGAGCAGGATCAGGACGGCGCCGGGCAGAAGCCCGAGAGCCCGTCCCGTCCCGTCACAGCCGCTGCCCGGCGTGAGCGCCGTGCGACCGCTCGCCCGGCGGGGAAGTCCGCGGCACGTGCGGACGACAAGACCCGTCCGGCCGGGAAGTCGGGGGAGAAGACGGCCCCGGACGCGAAGGGCGCTCCGACGCCGAAGCGGGACCAGAAGCCGAAGAAGACTTCCGTGTTCGCGCGGCTGATGCGCTTCATCCGCGAGGTCTGGGCGGAACTGCGCAAGGTCATCTGGCCCAACCGCAAGCAGATGGTCACCTACACCGTGGTCGTGCTCGCCTTCGTGGTGTTCATGGTCGGCCTGGTGAGTGTGCTCGACCTGGCATTCAAGTGGGGCATCGGCAAGATCTTCGGCTGA
- the nusG gene encoding transcription termination/antitermination protein NusG produces the protein MTSDNGTAAGHDLTELSDEQVHAALGDEESAHLEPVDVSDSEVDDAESGADAAASADEGDDVVDEAAADEASADEAEPAADDEDPVAKLRSELLAAPGEWYVVHSYAGYENKVKTNLETRTQTLDVEDYIFQIEVPTEEVTEIKNGQRKQVQRKVLPGYILVRMDLNDASWSAVRNTPGVTGFVGATSRPSPLTVDEVLKFLAPKVESEAPAKSGKGESTATAAPLGGPAVEVDFEIGESVTVMDGPFATLPATISEVNIDGQKLKVLVSIFGRETPVELSFNQVSKI, from the coding sequence GTGACCTCCGACAACGGCACAGCAGCCGGTCACGACCTGACCGAGCTTTCCGACGAGCAGGTGCACGCGGCACTCGGTGACGAGGAGTCCGCGCACCTCGAGCCCGTCGACGTGTCGGACTCCGAGGTCGACGACGCCGAATCCGGTGCCGACGCGGCCGCTTCCGCCGACGAAGGCGACGACGTGGTCGACGAGGCCGCTGCCGACGAAGCTTCGGCCGACGAGGCCGAGCCCGCCGCGGACGACGAGGACCCGGTCGCCAAGCTGCGCTCCGAGCTGCTCGCGGCGCCCGGCGAGTGGTACGTCGTGCACTCCTACGCCGGGTACGAGAACAAGGTGAAGACCAACCTCGAGACCCGGACCCAGACCCTGGACGTCGAGGACTACATCTTCCAGATCGAGGTCCCGACCGAAGAGGTCACCGAGATCAAGAACGGCCAGCGCAAGCAGGTGCAGCGCAAGGTGCTGCCCGGCTACATCCTGGTCCGGATGGACCTGAACGACGCCTCGTGGAGTGCGGTGCGCAACACGCCGGGTGTCACCGGGTTCGTCGGCGCCACCTCGCGGCCGTCGCCGCTGACCGTGGACGAGGTCCTGAAGTTCCTCGCCCCGAAGGTCGAGAGCGAAGCCCCCGCGAAGTCGGGCAAGGGCGAGTCCACCGCGACCGCGGCCCCGCTCGGTGGCCCGGCCGTCGAGGTCGACTTCGAGATCGGCGAATCGGTCACGGTCATGGACGGCCCGTTCGCGACGCTGCCGGCGACGATCTCCGAGGTCAACATCGACGGGCAGAAGCTGAAGGTCCTGGTGTCGATCTTCGGCCGGGAGACCCCGGTCGAGCTGTCGTTCAACCAGGTCTCCAAGATCTGA
- the rplK gene encoding 50S ribosomal protein L11, which translates to MPPKKKKLAAIIKLQIKAGAANPAPPVGPALGQHGVNIMEFCKAYNAATESQRGDVVPVEISVYEDRSFDFKLKTPPAAKLLLKAAGVEKGSGEPHKTKVAKVTWDQVREIAKTKETDLNAHDIDQAAKIIAGTARSMGITVVD; encoded by the coding sequence ATGCCACCCAAGAAGAAGAAGCTTGCGGCGATCATCAAGCTGCAGATCAAGGCGGGTGCGGCCAACCCCGCGCCGCCGGTCGGCCCCGCGCTGGGTCAGCACGGCGTCAACATCATGGAGTTCTGCAAGGCCTACAACGCCGCGACCGAGTCGCAGCGCGGGGACGTCGTCCCGGTCGAGATCTCCGTGTACGAGGACCGGTCGTTCGACTTCAAGCTGAAGACGCCGCCGGCCGCGAAGCTGCTGCTGAAGGCCGCGGGCGTGGAGAAGGGCTCCGGCGAGCCGCACAAGACCAAGGTCGCCAAGGTCACTTGGGACCAGGTCCGCGAGATCGCCAAGACCAAGGAGACCGACCTCAACGCGCACGACATCGACCAGGCCGCGAAGATCATCGCCGGCACTGCTCGGTCGATGGGCATCACGGTCGTCGACTGA
- the rplA gene encoding 50S ribosomal protein L1, protein MTKHSKAYRQAAELIDKTRFYAPLEAAKLAKETSKTKMDATVEVAMRLGVDPRKADQMVRGTVNLPHGTGKTARVIVFAVGDKAAEAEAAGADAVGTDELIERIQGGWLDFDAAIATPDQMAKVGRIARILGPRGLMPNPKTGTVTPAVEKAVKDIKGGKINFRVDKQANLHLVIGKASFDTEKLVENYAAALDEILRAKPSSAKGRYLKKVTFTTTMGPGIPVDPLRTRNLLSDEAAV, encoded by the coding sequence ATGACCAAGCACAGCAAGGCTTACCGCCAGGCTGCGGAGCTGATCGACAAGACGCGTTTCTACGCGCCGCTCGAGGCTGCGAAGCTGGCGAAGGAGACCTCCAAGACCAAGATGGACGCGACCGTCGAGGTTGCGATGCGTCTCGGTGTGGACCCCCGCAAGGCCGACCAGATGGTCCGCGGCACCGTGAACCTGCCGCACGGCACCGGTAAGACCGCCCGCGTCATCGTCTTCGCCGTCGGCGACAAGGCCGCCGAGGCCGAAGCTGCCGGCGCGGACGCGGTCGGCACCGACGAGCTGATCGAGCGCATCCAGGGTGGCTGGCTCGACTTCGACGCCGCGATCGCGACGCCGGACCAGATGGCCAAGGTGGGCCGCATCGCCCGCATCCTCGGCCCGCGTGGCCTGATGCCGAACCCGAAGACCGGCACGGTGACCCCCGCGGTCGAGAAGGCCGTGAAGGACATCAAGGGCGGTAAGATCAACTTCCGCGTCGACAAGCAGGCCAACCTGCACCTGGTGATCGGCAAGGCTTCCTTCGACACCGAGAAGCTGGTCGAGAACTACGCGGCCGCGCTGGACGAGATCCTCCGCGCCAAGCCGTCGTCGGCGAAGGGCCGTTACCTGAAGAAGGTCACCTTCACCACCACGATGGGCCCGGGCATCCCGGTCGACCCGCTGCGGACCCGCAACCTTCTGTCGGACGAAGCTGCGGTCTGA
- a CDS encoding alpha/beta fold hydrolase, whose amino-acid sequence MPTFASFDGLRLHYTVWEGDGARRPVLLQHGFAADTNANWISTGVVAALRSAGFTVISLDARGHGRSEKPHDESRYTEDAMARDVSALLDELGLDEVSMVGYSMGAIIALTVTAADKRIRSLATGGVGSGIVDFGGVDLRVVKPADIASALLAEDPASVPPSGVPFRLLADAVGGDRRALAAVASASREGRLDLSAIGVPTLVLAGEQDQLAAQPERLAAAIAGARLVRIPGDHMTAVMSPAFAEALVSFLAAPQPR is encoded by the coding sequence ATGCCGACTTTCGCGTCGTTCGACGGGCTCCGGTTGCACTACACGGTCTGGGAGGGCGACGGCGCCCGCCGCCCGGTGCTGCTGCAGCACGGTTTCGCCGCGGACACGAACGCGAACTGGATTTCCACCGGGGTCGTCGCGGCCCTGCGGTCGGCCGGCTTCACGGTGATTTCGCTGGACGCCCGCGGCCACGGCCGTTCCGAGAAGCCGCACGACGAGTCCCGCTACACCGAGGACGCGATGGCGCGGGACGTCTCGGCCCTGCTCGACGAGCTGGGCCTCGATGAGGTCTCGATGGTCGGCTACTCGATGGGCGCGATCATCGCGCTGACCGTGACGGCGGCGGACAAGCGCATCCGCAGCCTGGCCACGGGCGGCGTGGGTTCGGGCATCGTGGACTTCGGCGGCGTCGACCTGCGGGTGGTGAAGCCGGCGGACATCGCTTCGGCGCTGCTGGCGGAGGACCCGGCGTCGGTGCCGCCGTCGGGGGTGCCGTTCCGCTTGCTGGCCGACGCGGTGGGCGGGGATCGCCGGGCGCTGGCAGCGGTGGCTTCGGCTTCGCGGGAGGGGCGCCTGGACCTGTCGGCGATCGGGGTGCCGACGTTGGTGCTGGCGGGAGAGCAGGACCAGCTGGCCGCCCAGCCGGAGCGCCTGGCGGCGGCGATCGCGGGGGCGAGACTGGTCCGGATCCCGGGCGACCACATGACGGCGGTGATGTCACCGGCGTTCGCGGAGGCCCTGGTGTCGTTCCTGGCGGCTCCGCAACCGCGCTAG
- the rplJ gene encoding 50S ribosomal protein L10 has product MAKPDKVAAVAEIAESFRTSSATVVTQYTGLSVSQLSQLRRALGTSAKYRVAKNTLVKRAAEDAGIQGLEDLFVGATAIAFVEGEAVDAAKAIRDFAKDNNALVIKGGYMDGRALSVDEINRIADLDSREVLLAKAAGAFKAKLSQAAALFQAPASQVARLAAALEEKQRNAAGTEAAEAPAES; this is encoded by the coding sequence ATGGCGAAGCCCGACAAGGTGGCGGCCGTCGCCGAGATCGCGGAGAGCTTCCGCACCAGCTCGGCCACCGTCGTTACCCAGTACACCGGCCTCTCCGTGTCCCAGCTGTCCCAGCTGCGCCGCGCTCTCGGCACCAGTGCCAAGTACCGGGTCGCGAAGAACACCCTGGTCAAGCGGGCGGCCGAGGACGCCGGCATCCAGGGTCTCGAGGACCTGTTCGTCGGCGCGACCGCCATCGCCTTCGTCGAGGGTGAAGCAGTCGACGCCGCCAAGGCGATTCGCGACTTCGCGAAGGACAACAACGCGCTTGTGATCAAGGGCGGCTACATGGACGGCCGAGCGCTGTCCGTGGACGAGATCAACCGGATTGCCGATCTCGACAGCCGTGAGGTCCTGCTCGCCAAGGCGGCGGGCGCGTTCAAGGCGAAGCTTTCCCAGGCCGCCGCGCTGTTCCAGGCGCCGGCGTCCCAGGTCGCCCGCCTGGCTGCCGCGCTGGAGGAGAAGCAGCGCAACGCCGCCGGTACCGAAGCAGCCGAAGCACCCGCCGAGAGCTGA
- the rplL gene encoding 50S ribosomal protein L7/L12, which produces MAKLSTAELIDAFKELTLLELSEFVKEFEEVFDVTAAAPVAVAAGPAAAAAAPVEEQDEFDVVLEGAGDKKIQVIKVVREVVSGLGLKEAKELVEAAPKALLEKVDKEAAEAAKEKLEAAGAKISIK; this is translated from the coding sequence ATGGCGAAGCTGAGCACCGCCGAGCTGATCGACGCCTTCAAGGAGCTGACCCTCCTCGAGCTGTCCGAGTTCGTGAAGGAGTTCGAAGAGGTCTTCGACGTGACCGCCGCCGCGCCGGTCGCCGTTGCCGCCGGCCCGGCCGCCGCCGCTGCCGCCCCGGTCGAGGAGCAGGACGAGTTCGACGTCGTCCTCGAGGGCGCCGGCGACAAGAAGATCCAGGTCATCAAGGTCGTCCGCGAGGTCGTCTCGGGCCTGGGCCTGAAGGAGGCCAAGGAGCTGGTCGAGGCCGCTCCCAAGGCCCTCCTGGAGAAGGTCGACAAGGAGGCCGCCGAGGCCGCCAAGGAGAAGCTCGAGGCCGCGGGCGCCAAGATTTCCATCAAGTGA
- a CDS encoding ABC transporter ATP-binding protein encodes MGAEVVIEGLTKSFGKQAIWRDVTLTLPPGEVSAMLGPSGTGKSVFLKSMIGLLKPDRGRCMINGVDIVTCSEHKLYEIRKLFGVLFQDGALFGSMNLYDNVAFPLREHTKKSETEIRRIVLEKLDMTGLNGADKKLPGEISGGMRKRAGLARALVLDPEIILVDEPDSGLDPVRTTYISQLFLDVNAQIDATFLIVTHNINLARTVPDNLGMLFRKELVMFGPREVLLTSEEPVVKQFLNGKMQGPIGMSEEKDSAQMAAEQAMFEAGHHAGGVEDVSGVPPQMQPTPGVPTRMGAVRRKDRVMEIMHRLPPAAQESIIESLSPEEQRHYGVRPHRGQPQQVGARPQGDGVPNQHHGQLPADQVARIPGGQPPRTGTHRMPPNNGPGGR; translated from the coding sequence ATGGGTGCCGAGGTGGTCATCGAAGGTCTGACGAAGTCCTTCGGTAAGCAGGCCATCTGGCGGGACGTCACGTTGACGCTCCCCCCGGGCGAAGTGTCGGCCATGCTCGGCCCGTCGGGGACCGGCAAGTCGGTCTTCCTGAAGTCGATGATCGGGCTGCTCAAGCCCGACCGCGGCCGCTGCATGATCAACGGGGTGGACATCGTCACCTGCTCCGAGCACAAGCTGTACGAGATCCGGAAGCTCTTCGGTGTCCTCTTCCAGGACGGCGCGCTGTTCGGCTCGATGAACCTCTACGACAACGTCGCCTTCCCGCTGCGTGAGCACACGAAGAAGTCCGAGACGGAAATCCGCCGGATCGTGCTCGAGAAGCTCGACATGACCGGTCTGAACGGCGCCGACAAGAAGCTGCCGGGCGAGATCTCCGGCGGGATGCGCAAGCGCGCCGGCCTGGCCCGCGCCCTGGTGCTCGACCCGGAGATCATCCTGGTCGACGAGCCGGACTCGGGCCTCGACCCGGTCCGCACCACCTACATCTCGCAGCTGTTCCTCGACGTCAACGCGCAGATCGACGCGACGTTCCTGATCGTCACCCACAACATCAACCTGGCCCGCACGGTGCCGGACAACCTGGGCATGCTCTTCCGCAAGGAACTGGTCATGTTCGGCCCGCGCGAGGTGCTGCTGACCAGCGAAGAGCCGGTCGTCAAGCAGTTCCTCAACGGCAAGATGCAGGGCCCGATCGGCATGTCCGAGGAGAAGGACAGCGCCCAGATGGCCGCCGAGCAGGCGATGTTCGAAGCCGGCCACCACGCGGGCGGGGTCGAGGACGTCTCCGGCGTGCCGCCGCAGATGCAGCCGACGCCGGGCGTGCCCACCCGGATGGGTGCCGTCCGCCGCAAGGACCGGGTCATGGAGATCATGCACCGGCTGCCGCCGGCCGCGCAGGAAAGCATCATCGAGTCGCTGAGCCCCGAGGAGCAGCGCCACTACGGTGTGCGGCCGCACCGCGGGCAGCCGCAGCAGGTCGGCGCCCGCCCGCAGGGTGACGGCGTCCCGAACCAGCACCACGGGCAGCTGCCCGCCGACCAGGTGGCGCGGATCCCCGGCGGCCAGCCGCCGAGAACCGGCACGCACCGAATGCCACCGAACAACGGGCCAGGTGGCCGGTGA
- a CDS encoding MlaE family ABC transporter permease — translation MLRETGNLFALGLDIVRGLFQRPFQLREFIQQSWFIASVTILPTALVAIPFGAVISLQFGSLARQLGAQSYTGAGSVLATVQQASPLVTALLVAGAGGSAVCADIGARTIREEIAAMEVLGVSAVQRLIVPRTLAMMLVALLLNGMVSVIGVLGGYFFNVVLQGGTPGAYLASFSALAQLPDLWVGELKALIFGFIAAVVASYRGLNPSGGPKGVGDAVNQSVVITFLLLFVVNFVITLIYLQIVPGKLD, via the coding sequence ATGCTCCGCGAGACCGGGAACCTGTTCGCTCTCGGCCTGGACATCGTCCGCGGCCTGTTCCAGCGCCCGTTCCAGCTGCGGGAGTTCATCCAGCAGTCGTGGTTCATCGCGAGCGTGACGATCCTGCCGACGGCCCTGGTGGCCATCCCGTTCGGTGCCGTCATCTCGCTGCAGTTCGGGTCGCTCGCCCGCCAGCTGGGCGCGCAGTCCTACACCGGCGCGGGCTCCGTGCTCGCCACCGTGCAGCAGGCCAGTCCGCTGGTCACCGCGCTGCTGGTGGCGGGTGCGGGCGGCTCCGCCGTCTGCGCCGACATCGGCGCCCGGACCATCCGCGAAGAGATCGCCGCGATGGAGGTGCTCGGCGTCTCCGCGGTGCAGCGGCTGATCGTGCCGCGCACCCTCGCGATGATGCTGGTCGCGCTCCTGCTCAACGGCATGGTCAGCGTCATCGGCGTGCTCGGCGGCTACTTCTTCAACGTCGTGCTGCAGGGCGGGACGCCGGGTGCGTACCTGGCGAGCTTCTCCGCCCTCGCGCAGCTGCCCGACCTCTGGGTCGGCGAGCTCAAGGCGCTGATCTTCGGGTTCATCGCCGCCGTCGTCGCGTCCTACCGGGGCCTGAACCCCTCCGGCGGCCCGAAGGGCGTCGGGGACGCGGTGAACCAGTCGGTGGTCATCACGTTCCTGCTGCTGTTCGTCGTGAACTTCGTGATCACCCTGATCTACCTGCAGATCGTGCCCGGAAAGCTGGACTAG
- a CDS encoding MlaE family ABC transporter permease: MTFLQGAKRVVNRPLQTLDTLGDQMSFYGRALLWTPRTLRRYTKEVLRLLAEVSFGSGSLAVIGGTVGVMVGLTLFTGVLVGLQGYSALNSIGTSAFTGFLTAFFNTREIAPLVAGLALSATVGAGFTAQLGAMRISEEIDALEVMGVPSLPYLVTTRIIAGFVAVIPLYIIGLLSSYLASRLVVIYIYHQSAGTYDHYFDLFLPPQDVLYSFIKVLLFSVLIILSHCYFGYRATGGPAGVGVAVGKAVRLSIVTVSIMNFFIGFAIWGTDVTVRIAG, translated from the coding sequence ATGACGTTCCTCCAGGGCGCGAAACGCGTCGTCAACCGACCCCTCCAGACACTGGACACCTTGGGTGACCAGATGTCGTTCTACGGCCGCGCGCTGCTGTGGACGCCGCGGACGCTGCGCCGCTACACCAAAGAGGTGCTCCGGCTGCTGGCCGAGGTGAGCTTCGGGTCCGGCTCGCTGGCGGTCATCGGCGGCACGGTGGGCGTGATGGTCGGCCTGACGCTGTTCACCGGTGTCCTCGTCGGCCTCCAGGGCTATTCGGCGCTGAACTCGATCGGGACGTCGGCCTTCACCGGCTTCCTGACCGCGTTCTTCAACACGCGCGAGATCGCCCCGCTGGTCGCCGGGCTCGCCCTGAGCGCCACCGTCGGCGCCGGGTTCACCGCGCAGCTGGGCGCCATGCGGATCTCGGAGGAGATCGACGCACTGGAAGTCATGGGTGTGCCGAGCCTGCCGTACCTGGTGACGACGCGGATCATCGCCGGGTTCGTCGCGGTCATCCCGCTCTACATCATCGGCCTGCTGAGCTCGTACCTCGCGTCGAGACTGGTCGTGATCTACATCTACCACCAGTCGGCCGGTACCTACGACCACTACTTCGACCTGTTCCTGCCCCCGCAGGACGTGCTGTATTCGTTCATCAAGGTGCTGCTGTTCAGCGTCCTGATCATCCTGTCGCACTGCTACTTCGGGTACCGGGCGACCGGTGGCCCGGCCGGGGTCGGCGTCGCGGTCGGCAAGGCCGTGCGGCTGTCCATCGTCACGGTGTCGATCATGAACTTCTTCATCGGGTTCGCCATCTGGGGAACCGACGTCACGGTAAGGATCGCGGGATGA